The segment CGACCTCAGGACCTTTTCCGCAATCTTTACTCCGGTCTCACATTCAAGCAGTTTTGCGAACTGTCCTGTTGCATTGTTCTCCACGCAGACGATCTTCTCTGAATTTCCAAGAACGTCACTTATGGACTCTACAGGCAGAGGGAAAACATGGGTGAAGTGCAAGTGGTTCACCGAATGTCCTTCATTTATGAGAGTGTTCACGACCTCCACGAGAGGTCCATAGGTGGAACCCCAGCCAACAAGTGTTATCTGAGCATCTTTGGGACCGTACAGGCGTGGAGGTTCAATTTCCTCTCTCAGGAGCTCAAGTTTCTTCATCCTCTTTTCGTTCATCAGGATGCGGTTCTCAATGGTCTGGTCGATGTGACCGAATTCATTGTGCTCATCACTGTCAACTGCCACCAATGATCCTGCCTGGCCGGGAATAGCACGCGGCGATATGCCTGTTTGGGTTATCTCATAGCGTTTATACTCACCTTTTTCGGCCAGCTCCTCGTCAGACATTAGATGCCTTTCGATGGTAACCTTTGATGGAACGAATCTCTCACAGGTGAAAAGGGAATCTGCAAGATACTGATCACTCATGACGAAGACCGGGATCTGGTATTTGTCAGCGATGTTGAACGCTTCAGCTGTCAGGTAGAAGCAGTCATCAGGTGTTCCCGGAGCCAGCACGCATCTAGGGAACTCACCCTGTGCTGCGGTCAGCACGAACTGAAGGTCACCCTGCTCGGTCATGGTAGGAAGACCGGTAGCCGGCCCGGGCCGCTGGGACAGGAATATTACGGCAGGCGTCTCGGTGATACCGGCAAGTCCCAGAGCCTCGGCCATAAGGGAAAAACCGCCACCAGAGGTCGTTGTCATTGCCCTCGCACCGGCAAAGGAGGCGCCGAGGACCATATTCAAGGCAGCGATCTCATCCTCCGCCTGCTCGACGACAACGTTGAAATCATCAGCATTTGCAGCCACATAGGTCATGACACCGGTAGATGGTGTCATGGGATATGCTGCCAGGAACTGTACGCCTGCAGCCAGTGCTCCCAGACCAACAGCATCGTTACCTGCAATGAGCATCCTTCCATCATCTTCTGAGGGTTCACTTACAGTGAACTTACAGCCTGAAGGATAGTTGTCCCTGGCATAATCATAACCTGCTCGTGCTGCCTTTATGTTGTTATCGATGATCTCCTCGCCTTTCTTTTTGAAAGCTTCTGTCAGCACTTTTGCAAGGTAATCGAACTCAAAGCACATCAGGCCAAGGGCAGCACCACTTGCGACAGAATTGGAATAGATCTTGTTCCCGCAGACATCCTTTGCGATCTTCAGCATAGGGACATGGAAAAAGAGACCATTGTTAGTATCAGTGTTGTTATTGATCTTGATGACATCATTGTCAAATATGATGACACCATCAGTCATCTCTTCTATTTGCTCTTCAATGGATTCTTCATCAAGAGCTATCAGGATGTCCACTTTCTCAGTCATTGCCCTTATCGGTTCATCGCTCACACGTACCTGGAACGTATTATGGCCACCTCTGACCCTTGAAAGGTAGAACTGTGTGGCAAAGACGTTGAAACCGCTTTTCTTGAAGGTCTTTGCAAGTGCAACTCCTATGGTCTGAAGACCCTGACCTGCGGCTCCGCCTACTTTTATTACAAGATCCGTACTCATTTTGTTTCCCCTGTTATAGTGATCTGATCAAAAAAGACCAGATCAATAGCGATCAAATAGAATAAGATCCGATTGGACCTTACTCTGCGTTCTCATCGATTTCCCATAAACCAAAAGTGTTCTCCTCAGTATCCATGCAAACTGCAAGATAACCATAGCCTGGCACAGGCATCTTTGTCTGAAGCACCATGCCACCGAGTTCCTTCACGCGGTCGCAATATTCGTCCACCGAGATTACCTCAACAAAATTGGTTATCCTCTGTTCAGGACTTCCCCGAAGACCCATCCCTCCTGCTACACCTGGATTGCCTTCAAGGTCTGTGGTCTCGATGGAGTAATACTCAAATGGTCCCTCAACTTTCTCTATCTTCCAGTCAAACAGTTCTGTATAGAATTTCCTTGCCCGCTCAAGGTCATCAGCCGGCAGGTCAAAATGTGCAATAGCTGGCATACAATTATCACTCCCAAATCAAGTATGAATTTGAACTGATTTAAGTTTTTGGTGGAGAATGAGCTATAGAACTAAGTCAATTAAATCAGCTCACAAATTTTGCCATACTGATTTGATGAGCTATGAGAAATAAGGATTTACAAAAAAGACAGAAAATGGGCATTATATGCCCATTGTTAATGCGGTTTGAAATTACGCATTTAAGAAGTGTTCACTGATGGTTCTACAATTCGTATTACTGGTATTCTTCCATCTCATCGAACTGAAGATATTTGTAGATCTCATCCTGTTTAGGCTCGATCTTCTCTTTGTAAGCTTCCATGTACTCCTCAACAGTCGGCATCCTGCCAAGATTGGTGACCACAGCTCCAAGCTCTGCTGAGCCAAGGTAGACCTGAGCTCCGTCACCCACACGGTTGTCAAAGTTACGGGTGCTGGTGGAGAACACTGTGGATTCATCCGGCACACGGGCCTGGTTACCCATGCACAGTGAACAACCTGCGATCTCGATACGGGCACCGACCTGGCTGTAAATGGAGAATACGGATTCTTCCTTGAGCTGTGCCTGATCCATTTTTGTAGGTGGGCAAATCCATGTACGGACATCAGGGTTGAACTTCTGGTCGCTCCAGATAGCTGCAGCAGCACGGAAGTGTCCGATGTTTGTCATGCATGAACCGATAAAGACGTCCTGGATCTCTGTTCCTGCAACCTCGGAAAGCAGTTTGACATCATCAGGGTCGTTCGGGCATGCAAGGATCGGCTCCTTGATGTCTGCAAGGTCGATCTCTATGACAGCTGCGTACTCTGCATTTGGATCAGCCTTGAGCAGTTTAGGATCTGCCAGCCACTCCTCGACAGCTTCGATGCGCTTCTGGATGGTCTCTGCATCGCTGTATCCGTCCTTGATCATCTTCTTCATCAGTGCAAGGTTGGAGCGCAAGAAAGTGGATACTGATTCCTCACTGAGCTGGATACAACCGGCTGCGGCTGAGCGCTCTGCAGCGGAATCGGTAAGCTCGAATGCCTGTTCGGCTGTGAGGTCAGGAAGTCCTTCTATTTCGAGGATGCGACCGTTAAAAATGTTGATCTTGTTCTTCTTTGGCACGGTCATCAGGCCCTGCTTGATAGCATAGTATGGGATAGCATTGACCACATCGCGCAGTGTGATGCCCGGGTTAAGCTTTCCACTGAAACGTACCAGAACGGATTCCGGCATATCCAGAGGCATGAAACCAAGAGCACCTGCAAAAGCCACCAGTCCGGAACCTGCCGGGAAGGATATGCCAATTGGGAACCGGGTATGAGAGTCGCCACCGGTACCTACTGTGTCAGGGACAAGCAGGCGGTTAAGCCAGCTGTGGATAACACCGTCTCCGGGTTTCAGGGAGACACCGGCACGATCGGAAACGAAATTAGGGAGTGATTTGTGCATCTTCACGTCTGCAGGCTTGGGATAAGCTGCAGTGTGACAGAATGACTGCATGAACATTGGAGCCTGGAACTTAAGACAGGCAAGCTCTGTGAGTTCGTCAGCGGTCATTGGTCCGGTAGTATCCTGGGAACCTACTGTGGTCATTGTTGACTCACAGGCGGTGCCCGGGAGAATTCCATCCACGCCACATGCACGGCCAACGATCTTCTGTGCAAGGGAATAGCCCTGTCCGGGTTCAGGTACAGGATTATCTGGCTTTGTGAATATGTCTGTTTCAGGCAGTCCAAGTGCCTCACGGGCCTTGGTGGTCAAAGAGCGACCGATGATTAAAGGAATACGACCTCCGGCACGGTATTCGTCTGCAATGGTGTTGGGTTTGAGGTCAAAAGTGGAGAGGACATTGCCATCCTTGTCTGTTACCTCACCTTTTACGGTGTTGATGGTGATGAGGTCATTTTTGTTGATCTTGCTGATGTCCATTTGCAGAGGCAGTGCACCTGAGTCCTCAGCTGTGTTAAAGAAGATAGGAGCTATGGCAGTACCAATGATCACGCAGCCACGGCGCTTGTTAGGGACGTATGGAATGTCCTGACCGATGTGCCAGAGAACACTGTTGCAGGCGGATTTACGGGAGGAACCGGTTCCCACCACATCAGCCACAAAGGCAACGTCGTGTCCTTCCTCGCGCCATTGTGCCATTTCCTCAATACCACCAGGGAAGCGGGTATTGCCCATTTCCAATGCATGAAGTGGTATGTCCGGGCGGCTCCATGCAGCACTTGCAGGGGAGAAATCGTCAGTGTTGATCTCGCCATCGACCTTGAACACCTTTACAGTGATGGTCTCAGGGATTCCTGCTCTGCTTGTGAACCATTCTGCGTTGGCCCAGCTCTCAAGGACCTTCTTTGCAGCTTCGTTTGTCTTTGACAGTTCCACGACATCGTCAAAGGCCTCGTAGACAAGGGTTATACCTGAAAGCGCATCTACAGCAGAATCTGCCACTTCAGCATCTTTGAGGGCTTCAATAAGGTATTCGACATTGTAACCGCCGATCATGGTCCCGAGGATCCTGATGGCTTCTTTCTTGTCTATAAGCGGAGAAGAAGCATCTCCTGAGAGTATCTTACCAAGGAAATCGGCCTTGACCTTTGCAGCCGGATCCACACCTGGAGAGATCCTTTCAGTGAACAGGTTGAGCAGGAACTCTTCCTGATCTGCAGGAGGATTTTGTAACAATTCACAAAGTTCAGAGGTCTGTACCGGATTCAGAGGAAGTGCAGGAATACCCTGAGCGTTCCTCTCTTCTTCGTGTTTTAGATAAGCTTCGATCATCTTTTATCCTCCATTGGAAATTGCGTTTCCGCCGCATTGGCAACTGTAAGCTTTTTCCTGTGTGGTTTCTCTAAAAAAGCATTTCATTGCCTGTAAATATGATGCTGATAATCCGTGTTTGCTATATATGACATTAACGGAGAAACGAATGAATATAATTAGTTAATGGAGCGAGCTGAAGGCGAGAGTATCAGCTAAAAACAAAATTCAATCGTCCAGTCCTTTCCTGCCAAAAACATAGTTGGCAACTCTCAGAGCATCACGATCACCTGTGGCCTTGTCCACAGAATCACTAAGCTTCACCACAGGTATATCATCGATCTTGTGAAGCTTGATCACCATATTGAGCGGAGGACTGTAGCTGAAGAAATCCGAATTATTCGTCAGGCTTGTTCCGATACCGAAACTGCAATTGATCCTGTCTTCGCAATACTCGTTCAACCTGACAGCATCTTTGACATGAAGCGAATCACTGAACACAAGTGACTTCTTCATGGGGTCGATTCCCAGCTTTTTGTAATGCTCAATAACCTCATCTGCGAACTTGAATGGATCACCGCTATCATGGCGGACACCGTCATAGATCTTGGCAAGCTCAAGACCAAAGTTCCTGAAGAAGGGCTTTGATCCGAATGTGTCGCTCAGTGCAATTCCAAGGTCACCTTTGTAGACCTTCACCCAGTTCTCGAAGGCGAACAGGTTTGCATTCCGAAGTCCAACAAGTGCGGAATTTCCCATGATCCATTCGTGACCGATAGTTCCTATGGGACGGACACCGTACTTTTTGGCAAGATAGACATTGCTTGTGCCTGCAAATGAATCAAGCCTGTGCAGGACGTCAACGACCTTATCGTGCAATTTGAATCCCCTGCGGCGCCGGGTTCCGAATTCTGAGAAGATGCAATCGTTCGAGTTCAGTTCTTCACCCACCTCACTCATCAGACTCCCATACTCGTTCATCAGGGTTGTCTCAGGGTCATCACCATTGGATGCGAACCTGTTCAGCCAGTCCTTTTCCACGATGGTGAAATAG is part of the Methanococcoides methylutens MM1 genome and harbors:
- a CDS encoding 2-oxoacid:acceptor oxidoreductase subunit alpha is translated as MSTDLVIKVGGAAGQGLQTIGVALAKTFKKSGFNVFATQFYLSRVRGGHNTFQVRVSDEPIRAMTEKVDILIALDEESIEEQIEEMTDGVIIFDNDVIKINNNTDTNNGLFFHVPMLKIAKDVCGNKIYSNSVASGAALGLMCFEFDYLAKVLTEAFKKKGEEIIDNNIKAARAGYDYARDNYPSGCKFTVSEPSEDDGRMLIAGNDAVGLGALAAGVQFLAAYPMTPSTGVMTYVAANADDFNVVVEQAEDEIAALNMVLGASFAGARAMTTTSGGGFSLMAEALGLAGITETPAVIFLSQRPGPATGLPTMTEQGDLQFVLTAAQGEFPRCVLAPGTPDDCFYLTAEAFNIADKYQIPVFVMSDQYLADSLFTCERFVPSKVTIERHLMSDEELAEKGEYKRYEITQTGISPRAIPGQAGSLVAVDSDEHNEFGHIDQTIENRILMNEKRMKKLELLREEIEPPRLYGPKDAQITLVGWGSTYGPLVEVVNTLINEGHSVNHLHFTHVFPLPVESISDVLGNSEKIVCVENNATGQFAKLLECETGVKIAEKVLRSDGKPYSPESIIRELREKEVI
- a CDS encoding bifunctional aconitate hydratase 2/2-methylisocitrate dehydratase translates to MIEAYLKHEEERNAQGIPALPLNPVQTSELCELLQNPPADQEEFLLNLFTERISPGVDPAAKVKADFLGKILSGDASSPLIDKKEAIRILGTMIGGYNVEYLIEALKDAEVADSAVDALSGITLVYEAFDDVVELSKTNEAAKKVLESWANAEWFTSRAGIPETITVKVFKVDGEINTDDFSPASAAWSRPDIPLHALEMGNTRFPGGIEEMAQWREEGHDVAFVADVVGTGSSRKSACNSVLWHIGQDIPYVPNKRRGCVIIGTAIAPIFFNTAEDSGALPLQMDISKINKNDLITINTVKGEVTDKDGNVLSTFDLKPNTIADEYRAGGRIPLIIGRSLTTKAREALGLPETDIFTKPDNPVPEPGQGYSLAQKIVGRACGVDGILPGTACESTMTTVGSQDTTGPMTADELTELACLKFQAPMFMQSFCHTAAYPKPADVKMHKSLPNFVSDRAGVSLKPGDGVIHSWLNRLLVPDTVGTGGDSHTRFPIGISFPAGSGLVAFAGALGFMPLDMPESVLVRFSGKLNPGITLRDVVNAIPYYAIKQGLMTVPKKNKINIFNGRILEIEGLPDLTAEQAFELTDSAAERSAAAGCIQLSEESVSTFLRSNLALMKKMIKDGYSDAETIQKRIEAVEEWLADPKLLKADPNAEYAAVIEIDLADIKEPILACPNDPDDVKLLSEVAGTEIQDVFIGSCMTNIGHFRAAAAIWSDQKFNPDVRTWICPPTKMDQAQLKEESVFSIYSQVGARIEIAGCSLCMGNQARVPDESTVFSTSTRNFDNRVGDGAQVYLGSAELGAVVTNLGRMPTVEEYMEAYKEKIEPKQDEIYKYLQFDEMEEYQ
- a CDS encoding VOC family protein, producing the protein MPAIAHFDLPADDLERARKFYTELFDWKIEKVEGPFEYYSIETTDLEGNPGVAGGMGLRGSPEQRITNFVEVISVDEYCDRVKELGGMVLQTKMPVPGYGYLAVCMDTEENTFGLWEIDENAE
- the pncB gene encoding nicotinate phosphoribosyltransferase: MIRSILDNDLYKFTMQMAVLELFPDARAEYHFINRGDQRFNSEFVAELRRTIDEDIVGLALTDEEYLWLKENCPFFKPSYLEYLKNFRFDPSEVSLSLTDDGDLDLWVEGPWHSSILWEIVLMATISELYFTIVEKDWLNRFASNGDDPETTLMNEYGSLMSEVGEELNSNDCIFSEFGTRRRRGFKLHDKVVDVLHRLDSFAGTSNVYLAKKYGVRPIGTIGHEWIMGNSALVGLRNANLFAFENWVKVYKGDLGIALSDTFGSKPFFRNFGLELAKIYDGVRHDSGDPFKFADEVIEHYKKLGIDPMKKSLVFSDSLHVKDAVRLNEYCEDRINCSFGIGTSLTNNSDFFSYSPPLNMVIKLHKIDDIPVVKLSDSVDKATGDRDALRVANYVFGRKGLDD